In the genome of Yersinia enterocolitica, the window ATGAATTTATGAACTGCCTGAGCCTGTGCCGGAGTGGCTGATTTGCCAGTACCGATTGCCCAAATTGGTTCATAAGCAATGACTGCGCCTTCGAACGCTTTTACGCCCAAAGTAGTCAGCACGGCATCCAGTTGTTTGGCGCAGACTGCTTCAGTTTGGCCCGCTTCGTTTTCTGCTTCGGATTCACCAATACATAAAACGGGGATCAGACCGGCTTCTTTCAATACACCAAATTTCTTGGCGATGAATTCATCACTTTCGTTGTGATAAGTACGGCGCTCAGAGTGACCGATGATGATGTATTGCGCACCGATATCTTTCAGCATGTCAGCAGAGGTTTCACCGGTAAATGCACCAGACAGGTTCACATCAACATTCTGTGCACCCAGAGCGATGCGGCTACCTGCCAACTCGTGCTTAGCTTGATTCAGATAGATAGTCGGTGGGGCAATAGCAACACCACAACCGTCAACGGTGCTCAGTTCTGTACGCAGGCCAGCGATAAGCTCTTTGACCATGTTAGTGCTACCGTTCAGCTTCCAGTTACCCATAACTAATGGATGACGCATGTTTCTTCCTCCAACAAGGGGACGCGAGGGTCAATAATAATGACTGCCCGACAGGCAGTTTACCTGTCCAACAGTATAGAGATGATTAGTGGCAATGGCTTTGCTTTTCGTCATTAATTGCGGCAAGACTATGCTTCAGATAGTGACAGCTTAATCGGTTCAACAGCGAAAGTTAGCCCTTTTTCGCCGTTATCCGCTACCACATAGCGAATTGCGCCAACCGGATGGGCATAGAAAGGCGAACCTTTACCTTGTGTCAGCAGTTGCTGCACATTATCAAGACTTTGCTGGAGCGTGAGTGTGGGCTCAAACTGGCGCATCAGGGCTGCCATATAATTGACAGCCACTAGTCGGGCCGCTTTCTCTTCACTCCCTTTTATCGGCAAATAGGTAATTTGTAAGGTCTTAATCTTACCGGTACCTTTTTCCAGTGCGGTTGAAGCATAGAGATTCTCATTAATCTTACTGGCAGCCCGAGTCAGTGGGGGCAGATCATCTTTTACTGTAATCGCATGAAACTCACTGAGAGGCAGTGTTGGATTCGTGCGGTTATAGCTTTCACGAAATTTGACCAGTGTTAAATCAAAAGTTGGCGCGCCAGAAAGTAGATAAGGCGCGGTCGGCTGAGCCTCTTCCGTTGGCTGACCGCTGTCGTCTGCGGGGTCGGCATGAGCGCGGCTAACTGTTGCTATTAGCAGCAGTATTGCCAGTATCGCGACTCTCTCTTTTCTCATGACTTATGCCGTCGTTAGAAGTGTGTGTAGGGGATTAAAGCGGTAATTGAGTGTGATTGTCAAAATTCACTGCAAAGATTATAGGTTAGTTGCGGCATTGGGGTACTCTATTGTGTATACCCGTCATACCTCAAGCTGCATGTGTGTTGGCTGCCTTCGTTCACCCCAGTCACTTACTTGTGTAAGCTCTTGGGGACTCGCTCAGTTGCCGCCTTCCTGCAACTCGAATTATTTAGGGTATACATCAACTTTAGGTTATATCAGGTAAATGGATCGGTTCATTGATGACAATACAGCAGTGGTGTTTCTCGTTTAAAGGCCGTATCGGGCGGCGGGACTTTTGGATCTGGATTAGTTTGTGGCTGTTGGCGATGCTGGTTGTTTTTACGCTGGCAGGTAAGGATTGGTTACCCATTCAGACTGCGGCTTTTGCGATAGTTTTTTTGCTGTGGCCAACGGCGGCAGTGGTGGTTAAACGGCTTCATGACCGTAATAAAGCCGGTTGGTGGGCATTTTTGGTGGTACTGGCCTGGATGCTGATGGCCGGTAACTGGCAGATGCTAGCGCCCATCTGGCAATGGGGTGTTGGGCGGTTTATTCCCACACTAATTATTGTCATGATGTTTATTGATTGTGGCGCATTTCTCGGTACCGAGGGTGACAATCGTTTTGGCCCAGAAGCGGTACCGGTGAAGTTTCTGGCTGATAAAACACCACAGTGAATAGGGTTTGATAAAGCCAAAAGGGCCATATGGCCCTTTACTATCAGTTGGTTAGCTTTGACAATACTGTCTATTACCAATATTGCTCGCTGGTCATATGCCCCGGTTTGCGGCGTAAATGTTTACGCATCTCACGCTGTTCTTTCAGCAATTGCTGGGTGTCTCGTACCATTTGCGGGTTACCGCATAGCATTACATGGCTGTCATGCGCGTCAATTTTCAGGCCGACAGCGGCTTCCAGTGAGCCATTCTCAATCAAGGCCGGAACTCTGCCGGTCAATGAACCGTGGGACTCTTCACGGCTCACCACTGTTTGGATACGTAACTTGCCGTTGTAGCGCTGTTCAAGTTGTTGCATCAGTGGCAGGTAGCTGAGATCACGGGCGAAACGTGCCGCATGGACCAACACCAGATTTTTGAAGCGTTCTAAATCACGCCCTTCCTGTAAAATTGACAGATAGGGGCCGATCGCGGTGCCGGTGGCTAACATCCACAAGGTATCGCAATCGGGGATCTCTTCTAGCACAAAGAAGCCCGCCGCTTGCTTGGTAACCATCACTTCACCGCCTACGGGCAACTGGTCCAGCCGTGGGCTGAGTTTGCCTTCCGGTACTGTGACCAAATAAAACTCCAGATTGTCGTCACTTGGCGCATTAACGTAGGAATAAGCCCGCTGTACCCGCTCGCCGTTGATATCTAATGCCAGCTTGGCAAATTGACCGGCGGTAAAGGAGTCAATTGGCGCATTGACCCGAATACTGAACAACGAGTCGGTCCAGTGTTCGATGTGAGTAATTTTGCCACTAACCCATTCAGCCATAATTCTTTCCCATCATATACTTATCTGAAGTGATGCCTAAAGCGATGGCGATATTTTAGAGCATTTGGTTGAAAAACATTATCGATAAAATGTTATGCCTTTCGTCCTTGGACCTCTGTCATCATTCTGAAAATGACACTGGGCTATGATTTCTACTGGTATTATCATCGCGTCCCCCTTGTCTTGCAGGAACTGCCGTTTCATCCAAATTGATAGGGGCATCATATTACTATCTCAGGTCAAAAACTCATCCAACTACCACCTTTCATTCGATAACGGCTAATGAATTGTATCGGTACTGGTGTTACGAAAGTGGCCTCGACGGTACGTGCTGGTAACATGGCAACAAAATTAGACGTATCCACCGAATGACCGTCAAGCAGCAATCGCGGCGCACTGACTTTGGGGCCGGTTCTAACCGATTGAGTGCCGATCACCTCAGCGGTAATGTTTTGCTGACGCATGCCTGGAATTTTAACTTCATAAAAATAGCTGCGGGTGTCAGCATAGCCGCCTGAATCGAGATCGGTACCAAAGGAAATATAATCAGGATTGCCTTGACGTACATGCGCCTGGGAATGCCCAGCGGCGTCTTCACTAAAGGCTTTTTTAAATCGCGTAAGCACGTCTTTCGAGGAATCACCGCTTCTGGGGTAGAATCCACCCGCTTTTCTGATGGCCTCCGGTGAACGATCGTCACCGCGATAAAACGTCATCAGATCTTCAGAAGCCCATGTTCTGGCCGCAACTGGGCTACCACGGCCTGATAAGCCTTTTTCCAGAATATTAGCAGTTCGTGTTCTCAGCCCCGATGTGGCGCGGGAGATACCTTTATAAACGCCATGGCCCACGCCTCCTGCCAGCCCGGAAATCCCTGTTCCCAGTGATATCCATCCCAATACTGAGGATGCTTCGGGATTACTATCGGAAATAGCGTTGCTCACAATAGATATTACATCTGAAGCAACGCCCATCGAGCCAACCACCAGTGATATTGCTGAAGCTGAGCTGATTGCTGTCATCACGCTGCCAGCGGCAATTATTGATGCACCGGCGCTAAATATAGCTGCCAATAATCCCAGAGAGCCCAACACGATCCCAGCAATGGCGCTTCCGCTCAGGTGACCGCTTGGATCTAGGCGATTAATAGGATCTCCTGCGCAGTAAGCATATGGATTAATGCCGCCAGCGCCAAACGGGCTGAGGCTATCCGGGCAGTTGAATCGCATTAGTAAAGGGTTGTAGGCACGATAACCGTTACCTAAATGGTAGCTTCCACTAACCGGATCGAGGCGTTCGCCATTAAACCCCGGTAACGGGGAAGGCGTGTAGCCATAGCCGTAGGGTGACCAAGTGTTGAGAGTACCGCTGCTGTTAGCTACCTCTCGTGACCAGAGCAAATTATCATGGTTATCGGTGGCCGTCAGGGTAAGATGGCTGAGCTCTTTTACCCCCAGACAGGCATGACCCAGTTTAATCAATCGATTATTACTTGCCTGATATGTTATGACTTCGTTGACTAACTCATTTCCTTGGTAATACAACACTCGCTTATCGCCATCACTGACGTTCTGGGCCACCAGTCGGTTCAGTGCATCGTAACTGTAGCTACCGCCTGCGATATTCTCTCCGTTTATGCCAATAAGACGACCGGTTACGTCGTAGGTGAGCGTGCGGCCCGATTCATCTTTAATCATGCGCCCATTGGCATCATAGTCGAGGGCAATACTGGCGGGATAATTAGGATGCGTATGAGTTATTGAGGTTAATTGTGTGGGATCGTCATCATTGAGATATCGGTACACTACACTGTCGGTAGTGCCATCGGAGAAAGTGGTTTCCAGGTGGGTCAGATTATTCAGAGCATCATAAGCGTAGCGTTGTGCAGATAACATCATGCCATTAGGCGCGGGTGACAGGTTGCTTCCGGTCGCGACATAGCTGACCAAACGATTACGTTTATCATAGCCGTAATTTTCAGTGTGAATGGTGATATTATTGTGTTTGGTGATACGAGTAGCCAACTGATCGTTTGCCAGCCATGTTTGTAATATGATGATTTCTATGCCTTTGCTATCAGTCACCTTACGGGATGTTTCCCGGCCAAAATCATCGTGAGCTAGCTGAGTTTTCAGGCTGTTCTGCGTTGTTCCATCGGTAATCAGCAAGCTGGCAAGGTAGCCTAACGGGTTATAACTTAGCCGTGCATTCAGATCATCATCCGCAACTTCAATTATTCTGCCGTCAGTATTTCGGTTATAGCGGGTTTGTGCGCCGGTGATATCGGTAAAAGTGGTGTTGCTACCACGCAGCGTCCAGCGATAATGACTGGCACGGGGGGAATCTTGGTGATGGATCACTGTTTCGGTTTTCAAACTGCCGGAAGGGTGCCAGGAAAATTGAGTATCGACACTGTCAGTTTCTTTGGCGTCCAACTGCCGGCCACTAATAGGGTCATAGCTAAACTCTTGGGTGACACCGTTTGCGTTGAGAGATTGCACCGAATTATTCAGTTCGGGAATGTAAGATAGATTAATCACTTCCTTCTCAGGGGTGATGATACTGAACGGAACGGGTGATGCTTCCTGATAGCGATAGGACGTAGTTCGGCCACAGCTGGAGCTTTCGATCAGCCGCCCCAGGCTATCAAAATTCTGAGTACCTAGTAGCCAATGCTGGGTTTTTCCTGCTGAATTCTTACCCGTAAGGGTGAGTGAGGCTACACAATTGCCCTTTAAATAGCCGGGGTAGGTGCGGGTTACTATGCTGCCGTCTGCTGTAGTTTGGCTGACTAGCCGGTCGTAAGCATCATAGGTATGTAAAGTGACATGCCCAAGTTCATCTTCTTCTCGGCATAAGCGGCCCAGTCCATCGTAAGCATAGTGGCACACTCCCTGTGGCTTTCCGGCAGTGTCAATACGGGTCGTGCTCAGAGGGCGTAGATTGATATCGTATTGAATTTTGCTGCTACCACTGTCGATCTCACGGTTATTGTTGTTACCACTCTGGTGGAGAGTTTGGGTAAGCTGAATAGGGTCATTCACTTGCCAACGCGTAATGCCGTCGCTGCCAGCGGCTTTAGTTATTTCCCCCCAATTATCATAAGTATGAGCCGAGTTAATGGCATATTGTTCAGGCCGCTGATTTTTCGCTATCCACCAATCACTGCTTTTCTCTGCGGTGATTTCATTTAACAGGTTATAGCTATAA includes:
- a CDS encoding triose-phosphate isomerase, translated to MRHPLVMGNWKLNGSTNMVKELIAGLRTELSTVDGCGVAIAPPTIYLNQAKHELAGSRIALGAQNVDVNLSGAFTGETSADMLKDIGAQYIIIGHSERRTYHNESDEFIAKKFGVLKEAGLIPVLCIGESEAENEAGQTEAVCAKQLDAVLTTLGVKAFEGAVIAYEPIWAIGTGKSATPAQAQAVHKFIRDHIAKQDAAVAAQVIIQYGGSVNDKNAAELFTQPDIDGALVGGASLKADAFAVIVKAAAKAKKA
- a CDS encoding DUF1454 domain-containing protein — encoded protein: MRKERVAILAILLLIATVSRAHADPADDSGQPTEEAQPTAPYLLSGAPTFDLTLVKFRESYNRTNPTLPLSEFHAITVKDDLPPLTRAASKINENLYASTALEKGTGKIKTLQITYLPIKGSEEKAARLVAVNYMAALMRQFEPTLTLQQSLDNVQQLLTQGKGSPFYAHPVGAIRYVVADNGEKGLTFAVEPIKLSLSEA
- a CDS encoding DUF805 domain-containing protein, translating into MTIQQWCFSFKGRIGRRDFWIWISLWLLAMLVVFTLAGKDWLPIQTAAFAIVFLLWPTAAVVVKRLHDRNKAGWWAFLVVLAWMLMAGNWQMLAPIWQWGVGRFIPTLIIVMMFIDCGAFLGTEGDNRFGPEAVPVKFLADKTPQ
- a CDS encoding ferredoxin--NADP(+) reductase, which translates into the protein MAEWVSGKITHIEHWTDSLFSIRVNAPIDSFTAGQFAKLALDINGERVQRAYSYVNAPSDDNLEFYLVTVPEGKLSPRLDQLPVGGEVMVTKQAAGFFVLEEIPDCDTLWMLATGTAIGPYLSILQEGRDLERFKNLVLVHAARFARDLSYLPLMQQLEQRYNGKLRIQTVVSREESHGSLTGRVPALIENGSLEAAVGLKIDAHDSHVMLCGNPQMVRDTQQLLKEQREMRKHLRRKPGHMTSEQYW
- a CDS encoding type IV secretion protein Rhs; translated protein: MTQVANYFTQSGNFISAALGGVDPRTGLYSFSFPIASVVANNNLGPEIDVSLHYNMFDNNNIGLGMGFSFSFSQYDALNKVLYLSTGDKYHIYESANGVEIEQKKLSSFKFERNNDNYIITYKSGVVEILEGRNSGQNIKNVISVISPLGHEVHFNWIFKGFKRLASIRDANRELLKINYDDAIFPEITIFSGTQEQRTLQFQLFNKRLQKITLVDNKYQWVMAYTGEGYIEQVTYPSGLIENVDYQNNLMRFPENAVPALPAAVRHTITPGTGQQKLVTLYEYTNTNYLGFASGVNFLPNSDNAYRILTDYQYGSTETQLGDKHNIVITRRYNNFHLITRESTQQGSCSCTVETEYYAKKGIPFGQQPAQFQLPKQTTTTFLDTSKPATEQRRVEITKTEFDLWGNPTKEENPDGSVVVTRWYANQGEENCPAEPNGFVRFMKQQKLIPAESAYTTPIRTCRFTYQRLGNTPYVVQEKKFFYRDDQLLSQQNLMSISDANDAEFGRIIAINEDMYELSDSGKQFTSTQRFTTQIQSGLLTQIAKFIGSDGVTSTVTHTRSAYTGLLYAKTDAQGITTHYQYDEMGRLTSRVTCPGTRYENTTRWDYLIDGEGKLSTTETDAAGNKLRTYFDGLGRTLRQQQSNAGETPSWYEIQSYSYNLLNEITAEKSSDWWIAKNQRPEQYAINSAHTYDNWGEITKAAGSDGITRWQVNDPIQLTQTLHQSGNNNNREIDSGSSKIQYDINLRPLSTTRIDTAGKPQGVCHYAYDGLGRLCREEDELGHVTLHTYDAYDRLVSQTTADGSIVTRTYPGYLKGNCVASLTLTGKNSAGKTQHWLLGTQNFDSLGRLIESSSCGRTTSYRYQEASPVPFSIITPEKEVINLSYIPELNNSVQSLNANGVTQEFSYDPISGRQLDAKETDSVDTQFSWHPSGSLKTETVIHHQDSPRASHYRWTLRGSNTTFTDITGAQTRYNRNTDGRIIEVADDDLNARLSYNPLGYLASLLITDGTTQNSLKTQLAHDDFGRETSRKVTDSKGIEIIILQTWLANDQLATRITKHNNITIHTENYGYDKRNRLVSYVATGSNLSPAPNGMMLSAQRYAYDALNNLTHLETTFSDGTTDSVVYRYLNDDDPTQLTSITHTHPNYPASIALDYDANGRMIKDESGRTLTYDVTGRLIGINGENIAGGSYSYDALNRLVAQNVSDGDKRVLYYQGNELVNEVITYQASNNRLIKLGHACLGVKELSHLTLTATDNHDNLLWSREVANSSGTLNTWSPYGYGYTPSPLPGFNGERLDPVSGSYHLGNGYRAYNPLLMRFNCPDSLSPFGAGGINPYAYCAGDPINRLDPSGHLSGSAIAGIVLGSLGLLAAIFSAGASIIAAGSVMTAISSASAISLVVGSMGVASDVISIVSNAISDSNPEASSVLGWISLGTGISGLAGGVGHGVYKGISRATSGLRTRTANILEKGLSGRGSPVAARTWASEDLMTFYRGDDRSPEAIRKAGGFYPRSGDSSKDVLTRFKKAFSEDAAGHSQAHVRQGNPDYISFGTDLDSGGYADTRSYFYEVKIPGMRQQNITAEVIGTQSVRTGPKVSAPRLLLDGHSVDTSNFVAMLPARTVEATFVTPVPIQFISRYRMKGGSWMSF